A genomic stretch from Actinomycetota bacterium includes:
- a CDS encoding molybdopterin cofactor-binding domain-containing protein — protein LLTLWSTTQNAHPLRRAVSRVAGLVPERIRVVAPDVGGGFGGKGVLYPEDLIVALLALRTGRPVKWVEDRAEHLRSAIHAREQVHDIELGLDREGRLLALRDHFLVDSGAFNPLGLVIPYNTIAHLQGPYRMPALEAVATAVLTNKVPAAPYRGAGRPEAVFAVERALERAARALDLDPVELRLRNLLRPDELPYRAGILYRDGEPLVLDGGDYPAALRRAAGLADYAGARQAAADGRRVGVGVACYVEGTGIGPFEGAAVRVERDGRVLVRTGACSQGQGHATVLAQVCAERLGVDPDAVTVVGGDTAGLDRGWGTVASRSAVVAGNAVAAAALTVRGQAVARAAAMLEVAEADLVVDDGRVAVAGAPERGLDLGDLARAAEAGGAELAAVEYFEPPTVTWANGAHTAVVEVDPGTGEVRVLRYAVVHDCGRPINPAIVDGQVHGGVAQGIGGALFEELVYDEEGQLLSGTLADYLVPTAADVPPIALAHAETPSPLNPLGVKGVGEGGAIPGPAAIANAVEDALGPRGQVVRRTPLSPAYVRSLLG, from the coding sequence CTGCTCACCCTCTGGTCCACCACCCAGAACGCCCATCCGCTGCGCCGGGCGGTGAGCCGGGTGGCCGGGCTGGTCCCGGAGCGGATCCGGGTGGTCGCGCCCGACGTCGGCGGCGGCTTCGGCGGCAAGGGGGTGCTGTACCCCGAGGACCTGATCGTCGCCCTGCTCGCCCTGCGCACCGGCCGGCCGGTCAAGTGGGTCGAGGACCGGGCCGAGCACCTGCGCAGCGCCATCCACGCCCGTGAGCAGGTCCACGACATCGAGCTGGGCCTGGACCGCGAGGGCCGCCTGCTGGCGCTGCGCGACCACTTCCTGGTCGACAGCGGCGCCTTCAACCCCCTCGGGCTGGTGATCCCCTACAACACCATCGCCCACCTCCAGGGCCCCTACCGGATGCCGGCGCTGGAGGCAGTGGCCACCGCCGTGCTCACCAACAAGGTGCCGGCCGCACCCTACCGGGGCGCCGGCCGCCCGGAGGCGGTGTTCGCGGTCGAGCGGGCCCTGGAGCGGGCCGCCCGCGCCCTCGACCTCGACCCGGTCGAGCTGCGCCTGCGCAACCTGCTCCGCCCCGACGAGCTGCCCTACCGGGCCGGCATCCTGTACCGGGACGGCGAGCCGCTGGTGCTCGACGGCGGCGACTACCCGGCCGCCCTGCGCCGCGCGGCCGGGCTGGCCGACTACGCCGGGGCCAGGCAGGCCGCGGCCGACGGGCGACGCGTCGGCGTGGGCGTGGCCTGCTACGTCGAGGGCACCGGCATCGGCCCGTTCGAGGGGGCGGCGGTCAGGGTGGAGCGGGACGGACGGGTGCTGGTCCGGACCGGGGCCTGCTCCCAGGGCCAGGGCCACGCCACCGTGCTGGCCCAGGTCTGCGCCGAGCGGCTGGGGGTCGACCCGGACGCGGTCACCGTGGTCGGCGGCGACACCGCCGGGCTGGACCGCGGCTGGGGGACGGTCGCCTCCCGCAGCGCGGTGGTGGCCGGCAACGCGGTGGCCGCCGCCGCCCTGACCGTCCGCGGGCAGGCGGTCGCGCGGGCGGCGGCCATGCTGGAGGTGGCCGAGGCGGACCTGGTCGTCGACGACGGCCGGGTGGCGGTGGCGGGAGCACCGGAACGCGGCCTTGACCTGGGGGACCTGGCCCGCGCGGCCGAGGCTGGCGGGGCCGAGCTGGCCGCCGTCGAGTACTTCGAGCCGCCCACCGTGACCTGGGCCAACGGGGCGCACACGGCGGTGGTCGAGGTCGACCCCGGTACCGGCGAGGTCCGCGTCCTGCGCTATGCGGTGGTCCACGACTGCGGCCGCCCGATCAACCCGGCGATCGTCGACGGCCAGGTCCACGGCGGGGTCGCCCAGGGCATCGGCGGGGCCCTGTTCGAGGAGCTCGTCTACGACGAGGAGGGTCAGCTCCTCTCCGGCACCCTGGCCGACTACCTGGTGCCGACCGCCGCCGACGTGCCGCCGATCGCCCTCGCCCACGCCGAGACGCCCTCGCCCCTGAACCCCCTCGGCGTCAAGGGCGTCGGCGAGGGCGGCGCCATCCCCGGCCCGGCCGCCATCGCCAACGCCGTCGAGGACGCCCTCGGGCCGCGGGGCCAGGTGGTCCGCCGCACCCCGCTCAGCCCGGCCTACGTCCGCTCCCTGCTCGGCTGA
- a CDS encoding ABC transporter ATP-binding protein yields the protein MRSPQLTESPREPGRSPAEPLLRVEGLSVRFPIGRAGFWGQDKLFVHAVDDVSFEIARGETLGLVGESGSGKTTTGRAVLRRVEPAAGRIYFKGQDITATTGEPLRRLRRSMQLVFQDPYASLNPRMRILDIIGEPLLVHGQVRSIEAATERVAELLELVGLPANAVDRYPHAFSGGQRQRIGIARALALEPEFIVADEPVSALDVSIRAQVVNLLQDLQERLGLTYLFIAHDLSVVRHISHRVAIMYAGKVVEIGDRHAIYEDPKHPYTQALLSAVPIPDPEVESRRKRIVLQGTPPDLIHPPGGCRFHSRCPIAVERCATDPPPLEEKQPAHRAACWLT from the coding sequence GTGCGTTCGCCACAACTGACGGAGAGCCCGCGGGAGCCCGGTCGCTCCCCGGCTGAGCCGCTGCTGCGGGTCGAGGGACTGAGCGTCCGCTTCCCGATCGGGCGGGCCGGCTTCTGGGGCCAGGACAAGCTGTTCGTCCACGCCGTCGACGACGTCTCCTTCGAGATCGCTCGGGGTGAGACCCTCGGGCTGGTGGGCGAGTCGGGCTCGGGCAAGACCACCACCGGGCGGGCCGTGCTGCGCCGGGTCGAGCCCGCCGCCGGCCGCATCTACTTCAAGGGCCAGGACATCACCGCGACCACCGGCGAGCCGCTGCGGCGGCTGCGGCGCAGCATGCAGCTGGTGTTCCAGGACCCGTACGCCAGCCTCAACCCCAGGATGCGGATCCTGGACATCATCGGCGAGCCCCTCCTGGTCCATGGGCAGGTGCGGAGCATCGAGGCGGCCACCGAGCGGGTGGCCGAGCTGCTGGAGCTGGTCGGGCTGCCGGCCAACGCGGTGGACCGCTACCCGCACGCCTTCAGCGGCGGCCAGCGCCAGCGCATCGGCATCGCCCGGGCGCTCGCCCTGGAGCCCGAGTTCATCGTCGCCGACGAGCCGGTGTCGGCCCTGGACGTCTCCATCCGGGCCCAGGTGGTCAACCTGCTCCAGGACCTGCAGGAGCGCCTGGGGCTGACCTACCTGTTCATCGCCCACGACCTGTCGGTGGTGCGGCACATCTCCCACCGGGTGGCGATCATGTACGCCGGCAAGGTCGTCGAGATCGGCGACCGCCACGCCATCTACGAGGACCCCAAGCACCCCTACACCCAGGCGCTCCTGTCGGCCGTGCCGATCCCCGACCCCGAGGTGGAGTCGCGGCGCAAGCGGATCGTGCTCCAGGGCACGCCGCCCGACCTGATCCACCCGCCCGGCGGCTGCCGCTTCCACAGCCGCTGCCCGATCGCGGTCGAGCGCTGCGCCACCGACCCGCCGCCGCTCGAGGAGAAGCAGCCCGCGCACCGGGCCGCCTGCTGGCTGACCTGA
- a CDS encoding ABC transporter ATP-binding protein — MSAPTAKLLEVEDLQVRFYTRRGVAHAVRDVSLSLDRGETLGLVGESGSGKSVTAQAILGLIELPGKVTHGEIRWKGHSLLGPEGARLAGRIRGKELAVVFQDPMTSLNPLFPVKTQIGEVLRRHLGMSRKQAHERVVELLELVGVASPRRRADQYPHELSGGMRQRVMIAMALACEPELLIADEPTTALDVTIQAQILELIAELQQRLQLAVLLITHDLGVVAGVCHRVAVMYGGKIVETGSAPELFRRPGHPYTAGLLSSTPRLDLVQHRLSGIEGVPPELLDPPPGCPYEPRCPLAVEQCVQEMPPLADYDGREVACWRAFATTDGEPAGARSLPG; from the coding sequence ATGAGCGCGCCAACGGCCAAGCTGCTCGAGGTCGAGGACCTCCAGGTCCGCTTCTACACCCGGCGGGGCGTGGCCCATGCCGTCCGCGACGTCAGCCTGTCGCTGGACCGGGGCGAGACGCTCGGCCTGGTCGGCGAGTCCGGGTCGGGCAAGAGCGTCACCGCCCAGGCCATCCTCGGTCTGATCGAGCTCCCGGGGAAGGTCACCCACGGCGAGATCCGCTGGAAGGGCCATTCGCTGCTCGGCCCCGAGGGCGCGCGCCTGGCCGGCCGCATCCGCGGCAAGGAGCTGGCGGTGGTCTTCCAGGACCCCATGACCTCGCTGAACCCGCTGTTCCCGGTCAAGACCCAGATCGGCGAGGTGCTCCGCCGCCACCTGGGCATGAGCCGCAAGCAGGCCCACGAGCGGGTAGTGGAGCTGCTGGAGCTGGTCGGGGTGGCCTCGCCGCGCCGGCGGGCCGACCAGTACCCGCACGAGCTGTCCGGCGGCATGCGCCAGCGGGTCATGATCGCCATGGCCCTGGCCTGCGAGCCGGAGCTGCTGATCGCCGACGAGCCCACGACCGCGCTCGACGTCACCATCCAGGCCCAGATCCTGGAGCTCATCGCCGAGCTGCAGCAGCGGCTGCAGCTGGCCGTGCTGCTCATCACCCACGACCTCGGGGTGGTGGCCGGCGTCTGCCACCGGGTCGCGGTCATGTACGGGGGCAAGATCGTCGAGACCGGGTCGGCGCCCGAGCTGTTCCGCCGCCCGGGCCATCCCTACACCGCCGGGCTGCTGAGCTCCACCCCCCGCCTGGACCTGGTCCAGCACCGGCTGAGCGGCATCGAAGGGGTCCCGCCCGAGCTGCTGGACCCGCCGCCCGGCTGCCCGTACGAGCCACGATGCCCGCTCGCGGTGGAGCAGTGCGTCCAGGAGATGCCGCCGCTGGCCGACTACGATGGGAGGGAGGTGGCATGCTGGCGTGCGTTCGCCACAACTGACGGAGAGCCCGCGGGAGCCCGGTCGCTCCCCGGCTGA
- a CDS encoding ABC transporter permease: protein MFLRGRPYEVIRSVRGALGELWSDKAGLFGVGVLALLVLTAVFAPLLAPHDPAAQSLQNRLRPPFWYPEGSLENPLGADGLGRDILSRMIYGSRVSLVVGASVVLLAGTFGTLMGLIAGYRGGRTDSIIMRVVDTQVAFPGLLLVLIILAAIGPSMTTIIVVLALNGWMVYARITRGVVLSVKEMPYVEAAEIVGCPSKRVVLRHILPNLTSPLLTLAVLEFARIILAEAALSFLGVGIQPPQVSWGLMVAQGRDYLFNGWWIITWPGLAIALTVLGINLFASWLRVAADPQEREKRFARSATEMRQGSVT from the coding sequence ATGTTCCTGCGCGGGCGGCCCTACGAGGTCATCCGGTCCGTCCGGGGCGCGCTGGGCGAGCTGTGGAGCGACAAGGCGGGCCTGTTCGGCGTCGGCGTGCTGGCCCTGCTGGTGCTGACGGCGGTGTTCGCGCCGCTGCTGGCGCCACACGACCCGGCGGCGCAGTCGCTCCAGAACCGCCTCCGGCCGCCGTTCTGGTACCCCGAGGGCAGCCTGGAGAACCCGCTGGGGGCCGACGGGCTCGGGCGCGACATCCTCTCCCGGATGATCTACGGCTCGCGGGTGTCGCTGGTCGTCGGGGCGTCGGTGGTGCTGCTCGCCGGGACCTTCGGCACGCTCATGGGCCTGATCGCCGGCTACCGGGGCGGGCGCACCGACTCGATCATCATGCGGGTGGTCGACACCCAGGTCGCCTTCCCGGGCCTGCTGCTGGTGCTCATCATCCTGGCCGCCATCGGGCCGAGCATGACCACCATCATCGTGGTCCTGGCCCTCAACGGCTGGATGGTGTACGCCCGCATCACCCGGGGGGTGGTGCTGAGCGTCAAGGAGATGCCGTACGTCGAGGCGGCCGAGATCGTCGGCTGCCCCTCCAAGCGGGTGGTCCTGCGGCACATCCTGCCCAACCTGACCTCGCCGCTGCTCACCCTGGCCGTGCTCGAGTTCGCCCGGATCATCCTGGCCGAGGCGGCCCTGTCCTTCCTCGGCGTCGGCATCCAGCCCCCGCAGGTCTCCTGGGGGCTGATGGTCGCCCAGGGCCGCGACTACCTGTTCAACGGCTGGTGGATCATCACCTGGCCGGGGCTGGCCATCGCCCTCACCGTGCTCGGGATCAACCTGTTCGCGAGCTGGCTGCGGGTGGCCGCCGACCCCCAGGAGCGCGAGAAGCGCTTCGCCCGCTCGGCGACCGAGATGCGTCAGGGGTCGGTCACATGA
- a CDS encoding ABC transporter permease: MGRFVVRRIAQGLLVVVGVTIMVFIFTRMVGDPAKTMLPLSASPEERAAFRHELGLDRPITEQFGDYIGDLASGDFGTSVWQRRPAIDAVLDALPNTFQLVLLAIAIAVVLGVPLGVLAALRPGGALDRTAVVLSLAGLSIPQFWLGLLLIIAFSVTLNMLPTAGMGTPAHLVLPTLTLAFPALGRIAMIVRSSMIDELNQQYVKTAKAKGMPRARVVGFHALRNASIPALTLTGWELIRALAGYSVVVETVFAWPGIGFLADQALNNQDLILLQAIVFVVAVMVVVINVVIDVLYRAVDPRIKLV, encoded by the coding sequence ATGGGTCGCTTCGTCGTCAGAAGGATCGCGCAGGGCCTGTTGGTGGTCGTCGGGGTCACCATCATGGTGTTCATCTTCACGCGCATGGTGGGCGACCCGGCCAAGACGATGCTCCCGCTGAGCGCGTCCCCCGAGGAGCGGGCAGCCTTCCGGCACGAGCTCGGCCTCGACCGGCCCATCACCGAGCAGTTCGGGGACTACATCGGCGACCTGGCCAGCGGGGACTTCGGCACCTCGGTCTGGCAGCGGCGGCCGGCCATCGACGCCGTCCTGGACGCGCTGCCCAACACCTTCCAGCTCGTGCTGCTGGCCATCGCCATCGCGGTCGTGCTCGGCGTCCCGCTGGGCGTGCTGGCCGCGCTCCGGCCCGGGGGAGCGCTGGACCGGACGGCCGTCGTGCTCAGCCTGGCGGGACTGTCGATCCCGCAGTTCTGGCTCGGCCTGCTGCTCATCATCGCCTTCTCGGTCACGCTCAACATGCTCCCCACCGCCGGGATGGGAACGCCCGCGCACCTGGTCCTGCCGACGCTGACGCTGGCGTTCCCCGCCCTCGGGCGGATCGCCATGATCGTGCGGTCGTCCATGATCGACGAGCTGAACCAGCAGTACGTCAAGACGGCCAAGGCCAAGGGCATGCCGCGGGCCCGGGTGGTCGGCTTCCATGCGCTGCGCAACGCCTCGATCCCGGCGCTGACCCTGACCGGCTGGGAGCTGATCCGCGCCCTGGCCGGCTACTCGGTGGTGGTGGAGACCGTCTTCGCCTGGCCTGGCATCGGCTTCCTGGCCGACCAGGCCCTCAACAACCAGGACCTGATCCTGCTCCAGGCGATCGTCTTCGTGGTCGCCGTCATGGTGGTGGTCATCAACGTGGTGATCGACGTCCTCTACCGGGCGGTCGACCCCCGGATCAAGCTGGTGTGA
- a CDS encoding ABC transporter substrate-binding protein translates to MRAPRMVAVLAILALLAAACGGGGNDQSGAASSAITIAIGAEPTTLDPQVRDDGNERAVNDNIYETLMARDAAGELQPGLATAAPTRKGEETWEFKLRPDIKFSNGEPFNADAVVASVTRVIDPKFNSEQASFFSTITGATKVDDLTVNIETKGPDPLLPSRMYWMKMVPAQYSSDAAFADKPAGTGPYQLKEWGRGNQIVLEANPNYWGAKPQITQVTYKFVPEGGARMSGLLAGEYDLITNLLPEDVERAPKSAHLQGLEHPMIILNARGSITQDERVRQALNYAVDKQALASQLFGGLAKVDTCQILSPQMFGYNPDLQPYAYDPAKAKSLLQEAGAVGKQIELVGETGRWLKDAETIQAVAGFWQDAGLKVKVSNYDFDTYLKHLFQQPNRPDAIFVSSSNELLDADRQYSNYYAEGGSGTSNSDPELKRLVTEARTNIDEGSRLQQYQQAGKLACDKAYFTFLLNIEDIYGMSERLTWQPRVDAKLIVSGMSTAQS, encoded by the coding sequence ATGAGAGCTCCTCGCATGGTTGCCGTACTCGCCATCCTGGCGCTGCTCGCCGCGGCCTGCGGCGGCGGCGGGAATGACCAGTCAGGCGCCGCCAGCTCGGCGATCACCATCGCCATCGGCGCCGAGCCGACCACGCTCGACCCCCAGGTCAGGGACGATGGCAACGAGCGGGCGGTCAACGACAACATCTACGAGACCCTGATGGCCCGGGACGCCGCCGGCGAGCTCCAGCCGGGACTGGCCACCGCCGCCCCGACCCGCAAGGGCGAGGAGACCTGGGAGTTCAAGCTCCGGCCCGACATCAAGTTCAGCAACGGCGAGCCCTTCAACGCCGACGCGGTGGTGGCCAGCGTCACCCGCGTGATCGACCCCAAGTTCAACTCCGAGCAGGCCAGCTTCTTCAGCACCATCACCGGGGCGACCAAGGTCGACGACCTCACCGTCAACATCGAGACCAAGGGCCCCGACCCGCTGCTGCCATCCCGCATGTACTGGATGAAGATGGTCCCGGCCCAGTACTCGTCCGATGCGGCCTTCGCCGACAAGCCCGCCGGCACCGGGCCATACCAGCTCAAGGAGTGGGGCCGGGGCAACCAGATCGTGCTCGAGGCCAACCCCAACTACTGGGGCGCCAAGCCGCAGATCACCCAGGTGACCTACAAGTTCGTCCCCGAGGGCGGCGCCCGCATGTCCGGGCTGCTGGCCGGCGAGTACGACCTGATCACCAACCTGCTCCCCGAGGACGTCGAGCGGGCGCCGAAGTCGGCCCATCTCCAGGGCCTCGAGCACCCGATGATCATCCTCAACGCCCGCGGCAGCATCACCCAGGACGAGCGGGTCCGGCAGGCCCTGAACTACGCGGTCGACAAGCAGGCCCTGGCCAGCCAGCTGTTCGGCGGCCTGGCCAAGGTCGACACCTGCCAGATCCTCAGCCCGCAGATGTTCGGCTACAACCCCGACCTGCAGCCCTACGCCTACGACCCGGCCAAGGCCAAGTCCCTGCTGCAGGAGGCCGGCGCCGTCGGCAAGCAGATCGAGCTGGTCGGGGAGACCGGGCGCTGGCTCAAGGACGCCGAGACGATCCAGGCGGTGGCGGGCTTCTGGCAGGACGCCGGGTTGAAGGTCAAGGTGTCCAACTACGACTTCGACACCTACCTGAAGCACCTGTTCCAGCAGCCCAACCGTCCGGACGCCATCTTCGTGTCCAGCTCCAACGAGCTGCTGGACGCCGACCGCCAGTACTCCAACTACTATGCCGAGGGCGGCAGCGGCACCTCCAACAGCGACCCTGAGCTGAAGCGCCTGGTCACCGAGGCCCGCACCAACATCGACGAGGGCTCCCGCCTGCAGCAGTACCAGCAGGCCGGCAAGCTCGCCTGCGACAAGGCCTACTTCACCTTCCTGCTCAACATCGAGGACATCTACGGGATGAGCGAGCGGCTGACCTGGCAGCCTCGCGTGGACGCCAAGCTGATCGTCAGCGGCATGTCGACGGCACAGAGCTGA
- a CDS encoding UbiX family flavin prenyltransferase: MRLIVAMTGAPGTIYGVRLLEALRDTPVETHLVMCGCSRRAILAETGREPGAVRRLADHAYQPANQAARISSGSFLTEGMVIAPCSPLTLARIVTGLAGNLVQRAADVVLKEGRPLLLAVSEPPAGDFQAANLRRAARVPGVAVTRLPPPGSEPADRVVARLLDRLRLRV, from the coding sequence ATGCGGCTGATCGTGGCCATGACCGGCGCGCCGGGGACGATCTACGGGGTGCGCTTGCTGGAGGCCCTGCGCGACACCCCGGTCGAGACCCACCTGGTGATGTGCGGCTGCTCCCGGCGGGCCATCCTGGCCGAGACGGGACGCGAGCCGGGGGCCGTGCGCCGGCTGGCCGACCACGCCTACCAGCCGGCCAACCAGGCGGCGCGGATCTCCAGCGGCTCGTTCCTGACCGAGGGGATGGTCATCGCCCCGTGCTCCCCCCTGACCTTGGCCAGGATCGTGACCGGGCTGGCCGGCAACCTGGTGCAGCGGGCCGCCGACGTGGTCCTGAAGGAGGGGCGGCCGCTGCTGCTGGCGGTGAGCGAGCCGCCCGCCGGCGACTTCCAGGCGGCCAACCTGCGCCGCGCCGCCCGGGTCCCGGGCGTGGCCGTGACCCGGCTGCCGCCGCCAGGAAGCGAGCCGGCCGACCGGGTCGTGGCCCGTCTCCTGGACCGGCTCCGCCTCAGGGTGTGA